From the genome of Trichosurus vulpecula isolate mTriVul1 chromosome 6, mTriVul1.pri, whole genome shotgun sequence:
ctctctttctctctccctctctctttttcactctcacacacacaaatacatgcatgcacacactttttatatacataatataaactcTTTTGCAGGCACAggccttatttcatatttttctcaatCCAATCTTTGAAAGGCAGCACCTTGGTATAGGCAGTGTAGAGCTTGAGGCTACAGGTCTTGTCATAACCCCAGCTCACCAGCCCCATCAGGTGCCAGCTTGGTTCAAGGGAAGCTTTCCCAGGCAGAGACACAGCTGCAATGCCACCTGTCTCAGCAGGGCAGATATTGGAGGGAGCCATTGGGTCCTGCTGGGCACAGAACATGTTGTCTGTGATGCTGACCTGGATTCCATGGTCTTCATACTGTTGCTCACACAGTAGAGAATCTACCACCTTCACAAACCCTGAGCGGAGAGAGTCATTCTTAAAACCAGGGGCCCTCACATCAGCAAGAATTTTCCAGCCTGTGATTGTGATTTGGGTATCCTCACTGAAGGAGCTGAAGTCCCGAAGTGCCACCAGGCAGATGGGCTGCACCCGGCTGCTAATTCGAGCTTTATCAAGGAGTTTTACAACAGCAATGTCAGAGTCGAGCAGGATAGGGTCATAGTTGGGATGAACAATGATGGCAGAGAtctaagagagggagaaataataCACAGAATTCTCAGACCCTATCACAGAATTCTACCTCAGACTcaggttgtatgaccctggacaagtctcttaacttttccgagccttgatttccccatctataaaatgaggtcaaTAATAATGAAAGTTTGTTTTATGAATCAATATTATTGTTAATTTCACACTAATATGGTGGGTAATGGATAGAAAACTGCCCTCAAAGCCAGgaacacaggttcaaatcctacctctgaccccTATTGACCTCATGACCCCCTCTACCTGCCCCCCCatcaaatcatttcatttttcaatgcTCTAAGAatttctctaagaccataagttgtagagaaggcaCCAACCAATATTGTAGATTGGTAGAGGGTATTTCCCCATGCAacagttccctataccagtgaaatcacaggcccaagcCCTCACTCTAATATCAACCCCCACCTgccacaatgaaatcacaggtctgaacaaAAGAAACATACTCAAAGGGTCCTAAATTGGGGGCTACCCATAAGCAGTCATCCCAGAAGGTTCCTCCATGAAATGTTTCCTTGCAATAATCATTCCCCCTTCTATACTTGCATGGCTTACAGGTCTGTCTAACTCATTTGGCACCCAGGGCATGCTCTCTTGTGCCATGTTTACTTTTAATGTATATATCCTGTTTCCTCAGAGAAACTAGAAATTCTTTAGGGGAAAATATTTCTTTAGTTCTCTAGTGCCAAGGACAGTGGACTGTCCATATTAGCTGCCAAGCTATAATTAGGAAGAAACAACTAAAGCTTCTCTCCAGGGCATTGAAATTTAAAAGGttctaaaaacaaaacccagcagcataGAAACAACTGAGCGTAGAACCTGGATGTTAATTAAAATAAGAGGCATCTAGTTTAGttaaaaattagtaaaaatgtagttaaaattaataaaaaaaatagttaaaataggAGCACCCCTTCTACTCCACACTACAGCCACACCCCAGACCCACTCCAACCTGGGCCTGACCTGctctgctcctccttccccagaaaGAAGGGTCTctatacacagacagagggttCCATACTTTCCCCCACAGAATCTCACATCCTAAACTTTCTCCCTGCCTCCTAAATTTGTCTCATAAATTGAATTTGAAACTGAATCCTGTATAACTGGCACCCGCCAAATTTCAAGTTCCTTGCTCTTAGTATGAAAGCAGATAGCTGAGACAGTTAGATGGTGAAATGAAcagaccactggacttggagtcaggaagaactgagttcaaattctgcctcagacattcattagctgtgttgccctggacaagttactaaaactatctcagactcagtttcctcttcagtaaaatggggatggtaatggTACCAACTTCACAGGGCTATcttgaggatcatatgagatatagtactctgcaaaccttaaactgccacataaatattagccattattaGCTAATTAGTCAAAAGTAttccttttggggggaggggaagctggACTTGTGCTTTTATTGCTTTAGGGAATTTCCGATGATGATTAGGAAGACTGGTTTAGGGAATTCCCAGTTTCTCTTGGCTAATCTACATCTGTCACTTCTAGCTAACATGTAGTATTAGTTTCCTAGATCACTGAGAGGAGATATAGCCCATATGTCTCAGTGGAAAGACTTGAACCTACATCTTCCCATCTCCATATCTGCCTCTATCCAAAACAGCATCCCATGACTCAgtaataggggcttaataaatgttcgatGCAGACACCCTTCACAAACCACTCATCCCTCACCCGTAAACTCTGAATGGTCTTCTCGTCTCGGTCATCATCTCGGTAGAACTTTCCCAGGACCACTTTGAGCTCGGCTGTCTTGATCACGATGCTCTTGCCCAAGTCAGTGACACAATGTGCAGCCACCACGATGGTCCTCTCATTCACCAGGGCTCCGCTACAGATCAGAAACCATGTGCCCTTGTGGAGGCTGCTATCCTGCAACCCACTGGTCCTCCGGTAGATGGCCGCTTGCCATGGCCAATGGGTCCCTGGTGACTTTGGAGCTGTCGCATTTTCAATCTTCCCACAGACTAGGGGAGAAGCACTGGTTTAAGTTCTGCTGTCTCTGAACATGGTGCATATGAATATgaaagacaacctagaaggttcTCCTTTTAGGTTCTCTGGTAAGAAAACATGGCACGCTTCTCACTTCGTCTTTGCTGCTATCTTCCCTCTCTGTCAAATTGGCCCATTATTGTCTACTTGGCTAGATGCCTAGAAGGTTTGATTTCTGAATATTTCACAAACCTTGTCAAATATTAaaacttctgcctcttggaatctctaacTCCCTCCAAGGCTCAATTCAGACAACATTGCCTATAGGAGGCTTTTCCTAATGAATGAGTATTAGTGAgtgaaaaatcatttaataagtactacataccaagcactgtgctaaatgtaggtgatgtaggatagaaaagtgagacagtccctattctcaaggaacccacattctaatgggatgGACAACCCCTAGGGGTTATTAGGGTTCAGGTCAGATGACAATGCCTGAAGGTCTGAAGAGTGTAGTGGTAGAGTGGATAATGAAGCCCATTATTACAGCTTTCCCTGAAACTGAATTTGTATATACTTCTCTTGTGTGCTtgtatctctccccacccccctacccccaaatgaatataaactccttgaaaataaggactgggttttttttttgttctttgttgtttttttgtctttctatccccaagtCTACCTAATCCAGTGCTGGacacaagcacttaataaatgcttgataatatTGGTTGAACTGAGGTGTCAGTGGAGGGcgttaaaggaaggaagagacttCAGCAAATGAAGATGAGatggatggggaaggagaagagtcTATTTAAGACATAAATGACTGTATGCAAAGGCACCAAAAATAAAGGAAGGCAAGATGGGAATAGGTTAAGGAGAATGACCTAGTTGGGGGGAAATTAATTCAATTTATGTGAAGAGGAGTAGTATGAAATATCTGGGCAGGAAGCCCAACATGAGAGGCATTATTTTTGGTAAGGGAACAGAGGCAGGGATTTTCTTATGTTACTTTAAAGGTGACCACCTAGCTATATAGCTGGCTCAAGTGGAACCAAGAGACAAGGTGAAAAccttcccctgtctttcaatgaGAAGGAAAGGTACTATCCCTCCTCTGAAGCAACTCACTTGGGATACAGGAGGGTGCTCGCCCACTCCACTTCCCGGTCTTTAAACAGGTCCTCCGGCTGCTTCCGAGGCGGCGGTAGAAGGGTGAGATGCACTCGTACTGTATCTGAGTGTGTAAGTGCACGTACCCAGGGGGCAGCTCCCCAAATGGAAGGGCTGGCTTCTTGGTTGGGTAGCTGTCCAGCTTCTGCTTGCTGAACGTCGATGAGTAGAGCTGGTGTAAAGGTGTCTCCCTGGGGGtgatgggagaaacaacatagcAAGTAATAGTCAACACTGCTTCTTCAGCCTTGGCTCACAAAGCAACATTTATTGCCAGGGGGTTTATTACTTGCTAGAAGAAGAATCATAAGTTTAAAGGGTCATaaagctagagctggaagagatagtAAAGGTCATTGAATCTggcatcctcactttacagataaagaaactgaggctcagtttaGAGCCAGatgtgaccttagaggtcataggaTCCAATggcctccttttacagatgaggaaactgaggattaaagaggttaagtgactagcccagggtcacacaagcagtaaatgtccgaagtggaatttgaatgcaggtcttgtgactccaagtctagtgctcggTCCACTATACCACACCTCCTCAAGGAGAATgaatgcatgcacacatgtatgtatatctacacacaatataacatatacatatatatgtgcatgtaagattgcatgtgtgtttatgaccacatatgtatatatacatatgcatatgtatgtgtgtatgtgtgtatacaataaTTCAGTATGTATATGTAATCCAGTCCCCTGGACTATGGAACAGAACCCTTCCCTCTTAATTTCATTTCTGAAATGCCCTCTCTGGGTGGCCACCAGTTGCCTGGAATTATAGAGAAACAAGATAAAAGGCTGTTATTATCACTGTTAACCAGAGATATgacaaaccaaaaataaaagttaattatGAAATTACACTAGAAGTGGGCGTCAGGGTGATTAATTCCCTCCAGTGGAAACTCAGACACATCCTTTCTCTAAATGTCATAATTGGGCAATATTAGGAACAGACTAAAACTAAGTTGTGTTGGTACAGGAGCTTGATTAGACAATTAGTCGATGTAATTAGTACACCTCGGAGAATAGAACATCTCTTAAAGCATAAAGACAGAGCAAAATGCAAGGTTATCATAGGCAAATTGAAGAGATATATTCAGTGAACCTCTAATTTGAAACATGCCAGAGGAACACTTAGGGCCTCTGCCTGGAACCAGGTCTCCGTCACAGCACACACATTCATTTGGTAGTTTTGTTAAGGCTGGTCGTGTGAAGAAGCATTGTGGTATTGTAGTTAAAATTCTCGACTTAGGTTCAaaaagatgtggattcaaatcctgtctgtgatatttactagctgtatgaccatggacaagtcacttaagattTCTGatgcccagtttcctcatctgtaaaatgggggaattgGACCacatgacttctgaagtcctCTATGTTTAGCAACCATCTTTATCACCCccatttaaagagaaaagaagtaaACACTTAGAGCCTGAGACCTcttcaaggtcacagagaatGACCTCAAAGCAAGTATAGCAATCAGCACTCTGATCCTCCACGATAACAGTGGCACCCAGTTGTCTCTGCCCATGCTCACTTTCAGTTTGCCTAAGGAAGAGCTTTCCTTTGCCTTGACTAACAATACGGCATATAAACCTCCCCAGGTCTATTGTTCAGTGAGGGAGCATTGGTCAGAGACATGGCCAGAAGCAAAGAGCTAAAACCTGGGCAGGTTTGGGAGCTGGTCCATTGAGTGGCTGAGGAGCCAAGGGATTGGAGCTCAACGAGCTTACTCTAGATCATGGAATTAAGATCtggaattggaagagatctcagaagttGTCTAATcgattcctctcattttacagaatgtgACTTCTTGGTACAAATGAGCACGTTCTTTGTTAGCATACCCAGAATACCCTAAATGAATTTAGAACTGTGTCCTTTGGTTGCCATCTCTATCTGAGGACAGAGACTTTTATTTGTGTCTCCGTACCTCCAGTGTTGCCTGGCAGCACATGGCAGACACTTAAAGGTTTGTTAAGTTCTTGAAACACATAGACACCTGCAACCTCAATATCTAATctctggttttggttttttatcaCAGCAGCTCCCTGGTATTTCTGGCTGGCTAAGCAGCTACCAAAGCAGAATTCTcacaagattatagatttagaactggaaggaaaattAGAGGCCACCTAGTTCAACTGCCTTTCATAGGACAAAACACATAGgaccagagattaagtgacttgcccaaggtcactgagctcttaaatggaagagctggggtttgaactcagaattcCCTATTCTGTTCTTTCCAATATAGCATGCTGCATCATCTTCTACTGTGAAATACTTCCCCTTTATTTACGGGGAAAGCCACACTCCAGGTTAATCCCAAAGGTCATGGGGACATAGTCTTGGAGCTGGAGGGAACATTAAAAGTTATCCAGTCCAATCTccatgttttatagatgaggagattgtagataatctcagaaagaagacaTTAGCATTGAGGGAGACTGGGAAAGTCTTctagaaggctggatttgagctggaatttgaaggaagcatgggaaaaccaggaggcagagctgaagagggagagtattctagaCATAGGGACAGCCAGTGAACAAAATGAGCCCCACCTAACATGTTCCACATTGTTCTACTCTCCTCTCCCACCAACCCTTAGATTATCTGAACTCTTTCCAGGTCAGTCAGTTGTGTTCAGCTACCTCAGGGAACAGGTTCCCAGGCTTAACTACTGCCAGAAATGGGCCACTTCTTACCCAATAGAAGACCCTTGCACTGGAATTTACTAATTTCTGGCAGCCTCAGCAACCAAAATTCAGGCTCTTGAGGTTGCTGCAGGAGGCTCGTTCTTTCAAttaccttccttttctctcttcccaattcCTCTCCCCAATTCAGGGAACCTATGCAATAAGGCCCATTCTCTCAAGAGTTGTCAGTATTCAGCATCATCTAGGAAGCCCCAAGCTGACTTAGGAAAGACCAGAGAGAGAATGTGCCTGGGAAAGaaactctgggagggagggaagaggggagagagagggggagggagggagagagagggggagagagagagagagagagagagagagagagagagagagagttctcatAAGTTAATTTCAGACATTTCAAGCTCACCTTGACTGTACTTGCATGGGAAGAACTCTTTGTCTTACTAGGTCCGAAATCTTTGGTTCTTTGCAggctaaaaaacaaacacaagttTGTATAACCCTCAGAGCAGTTACTCAAATTAGTGGGACTCAGATCCACCCTCTTCCCTTACTGAAAGAAAagctgggtgggggggagggcagagccaagatggcagctgaaaagcagggacttgcttgagctcccacccaggtccctccaaatacctttaaaaaatggctctgaacaaattctagaactgcagaacccacgaaatagcagagggaagcagggctccagcccaggacagcctgtatggtcacagggtaaggtctatcgcatggacctgggagcagagcccaccaTGGGACACACTGACCAACGGAGAACcgggtagaacaggccctagcgccctgaatcagtgagctgcggcagttgccagacttctcaacccacaaacacaaaagacaacagagaaggttagtgggaaaagctgaggggaaagagtgaaaggagtttgcccaggggcagcggaggtggtgcaagTATAgcactacagctgcagttgcttccggccccaggcccacctggtgtgaggaattaagttgcagatctgagcaggagtgccgagccagcttagatctgagtcaggtacgggttggcggttcttgggggcagagtagtgctggtgtggcagagcttgctgtgtagctctgaaaacaacagtgcagtccctcaagcttggaacaaagtactctatactctacaggcagtcataccccgatgaaaaattcaagggtcaagtaagttggatgggaacatggccaggcagcaaaaacaagaCTCagtttcagactcagactttggaatctttctttggtgacaaagaagaccaaaacatacagccagaagaagtcatgcatatatatggagagagagagagagagagagagagagagagagagagagagacagagggcacagggtgaatggAATATGAGgagacaatatctaaaaaaaatcaaattaagggatgagagaggaatatattgagagagggagaaagggagaaatagaatggggtaaattatctcacataaaagtggcaagaaaaagcagttctgtaggaagggaagaagggccaggtgagggggaatgagtgaatcatgctcTCATTGgagttgacctgaggagggaataacatacacactgaattggatatcttgccccacaggaaaaaaggaggaaggagataaaaaaagggggatggtagaagggagggcagatgggggaggaggtaatcaaaagtgaacactttcgaaaagggacagggtcaagggagaaaattgaataaagcgggataggacaggaaggagcaaaatatagttagtctttcacaacatgagtattgtggaagggttttacataatgatatgcatgtggcctatgtggaattgcttgccttcttagggagggtgggtggggagggaagaggggagagaatttggaactcaaagttgtaaaaacagatgttcttaaaaaaagtttttgcatgcaactagcaaacaagatatacaggcaagggggcatagaatctatcttgccctacaagaaagtaagagaaaaggggatgaggggggagtggggtgacagaaggagggctgactggggaatggggcaaccagaatatatgccatcttggagtggggggaagggtagaaatggggagaaaatttgtaattcaaactcctgcgaaaatcaatgctgaaaactaaaaatattaaataaattttaaaaattcaaaaaaaaagaaagaagagctaGAGCTACAGATCTCTGAGTATACAAGGCAGATGTAAAGATAAGTGCATGCTGGACTTGATCTCTGAGaaaattttttcttgtttcccCACACAGAAAACTCCCTGGAGaatatgatcataggatcataagtctAGAGCTGGATAAGACTTTAGAGAGGTCATCTCAATTAACTCCATTTAATAGGAAAATGAGACTcctagagattaagtgacttgcacaggttcACAGGTGGCAAGTAACCCAAGTGAAATGACTCCAaagtcagcattctttccactacgcCACAGGATTCATAGGAATGTCATGCCTTTCAAGCTCACCTGAGAAACTTGGGGAAATGTTAGTTCACAAATTATGCTATAAGAATGTAATGTCTCCAtgatagactgtaagctcattgagggcaggaaggGAATATTTCaatcttgtctttgtatcaccaatatCTAGCACTGCACTTGCTACATGAAATTATAGGTTCATAGAATCGTAGCTCAAAGACACGGCATCCTAACCTTTTGGGGGGAGGAGTCATAGACACCTTAGAAAGTctatgaaccctttctcagaaacagcatttgttgcctacattcataatggaaggaaatgctaaatttcatttagaggttagtgaatatatgtgtgtatatacatacatgcatatttccCATTCAAGTTCTCGGACCTCCTAAAAATTTATCCACAGACTCCATGTGAGGTCCATGGAcctgaggttaagaacccctgctataaagctagaagggacttaagAAGGCATCTGATCCTACCTTCCCGttatacagaagaggaaaattaggtttggggtggggttggattaagtgacttgcccaaagtcccaaagACAGTAAGCATTGAGGCAGAGTCAATTGCCACCACCCCCCAATTCCAAAGTAGGTACTTTATGAATGCTTGTGAATAGAGTTAcgccaacaagcatttttaaagcacctactatgtgtcaggcattgtgctaaacactggggaaacaaagaaagggggGAATAGTTCTTgcattcaaggagcttacaatctattggaCTAATTGTAATCTATTGATAATAGAATGATTATATGTTATTGCATGATAAGAAGCAACGGATAGTGAAGAATTCAGGACACCTTGGGAGCACATGTATGAATAGATACTGAGTGCAGAGATCAGAAACCAGATGATTCTTTGTACAAACCCCAAAATAACATAAAGTAAAACAGTGATAAAAGAATCAGACCTTTGATCAAGGCAGTGGTTAATCATAGTTTCCAAAGACTGATGGTAAAGCCTGCCTCCTGCCTCTCAGCAGAGAAGGGATGAGAGAAAGGTACAAAATAATATGTACACTGTCAGATATAGCCAATGGGTTCGTTCTTGCATTTAGCCAATATTTTTGTTGCTACATAAGACtgggagggtgaggggagagaagaaaagggaaatcaaTGGGAGGTTACAGCGATGtaaaaaaagagcatcaataaagcatttattaaatttaaaatgctagTTCACAGATTGGAGTCAACCAATCACTTCAAATACCAGTGAACTTAGCTGAGTTTTTTTAATGGCATTGAAGTGAAAGTGAAatttctaaacaaaacaaaaacaaaacaaaaaccttgaccttccaggcatgggaaactgAAAGGTTCTCACAGTGGCTAAGCCCAGAAGGCAGTCTCCACTCAATGGAAGCCCTGGGGGTGAGCATGCCCACTCTTTTCACTGAAAGTGAGGCCTCTCAGGATAGCTTAGGGTCAACCTGAAAACCAGTTTGATTTCCCTTAACACTTTCTTTCTTCATGTGTGAAAAGAAATCCCTTTTATCCCACTTTCAAGACCAAGCTGCCCAAATTCTGCTAATTAGCCATTTAAACGACTTTGGTCTGTTTTAATTAGTAGGAGGGTAGCTAATGGAAATCTTGAAGGCATCCTCTCCATGTTTAGAGGTACCAAGGCATGACTTATCTCTGCTGGTAGGGAGTGAGGCTGTTTGTTCTTGGCTGAAATCAGGAGTGGTTTGCTGCCTTCactcccaaaataaataaataaacaacacTCTCC
Proteins encoded in this window:
- the PAMR1 gene encoding inactive serine protease PAMR1 isoform X1, which codes for MELAFWTQAGLTLVQLLLISSLPREYTVINEACPGAEWNIMCRECCEYDQIECVCPGKKEVVGYTIPCCRNEENECDSCLIHPGCTIFENCKSCRNGSWGGSLDDFYVKGFYCAECRGGWYGGDCMRCGQVLRVPKGQILLESYPLNAHCEWTIHARPGLIIQLRFIMLSLEFDYMCQYDYVEVRDGDNSDSRIIKRFCGNERPAPIQSTGPSLHILFQSDGSKNFDGFHAIFEEITACSSSPCFHDGTCLLDKAGSYQCACLAGYTGKHCESLLEEKNCSDPGGPVNGYRRTLEGSGLINGRYAKIGTIMSFFCNHSYVLSGNEQRTCQPSGEWSGKQPICLKACKEPKISDLVRQRVLPMQVQSRETPLHQLYSSTFSKQKLDSYPTKKPALPFGELPPGYVHLHTQIQYECISPFYRRLGSSRRTCLKTGKWSGRAPSCIPICGKIENATAPKSPGTHWPWQAAIYRRTSGLQDSSLHKGTWFLICSGALVNERTIVVAAHCVTDLGKSIVIKTAELKVVLGKFYRDDDRDEKTIQSLRISAIIVHPNYDPILLDSDIAVVKLLDKARISSRVQPICLVALRDFSSFSEDTQITITGWKILADVRAPGFKNDSLRSGFVKVVDSLLCEQQYEDHGIQVSITDNMFCAQQDPMAPSNICPAETGGIAAVSLPGKASLEPSWHLMGLVSWGYDKTCSLKLYTAYTKVLPFKDWIEKNMK
- the PAMR1 gene encoding inactive serine protease PAMR1 isoform X2; amino-acid sequence: MCRECCEYDQIECVCPGKKEVVGYTIPCCRNEENECDSCLIHPGCTIFENCKSCRNGSWGGSLDDFYVKGFYCAECRGGWYGGDCMRCGQVLRVPKGQILLESYPLNAHCEWTIHARPGLIIQLRFIMLSLEFDYMCQYDYVEVRDGDNSDSRIIKRFCGNERPAPIQSTGPSLHILFQSDGSKNFDGFHAIFEEITACSSSPCFHDGTCLLDKAGSYQCACLAGYTGKHCESLLEEKNCSDPGGPVNGYRRTLEGSGLINGRYAKIGTIMSFFCNHSYVLSGNEQRTCQPSGEWSGKQPICLKACKEPKISDLVRQRVLPMQVQSRETPLHQLYSSTFSKQKLDSYPTKKPALPFGELPPGYVHLHTQIQYECISPFYRRLGSSRRTCLKTGKWSGRAPSCIPICGKIENATAPKSPGTHWPWQAAIYRRTSGLQDSSLHKGTWFLICSGALVNERTIVVAAHCVTDLGKSIVIKTAELKVVLGKFYRDDDRDEKTIQSLRISAIIVHPNYDPILLDSDIAVVKLLDKARISSRVQPICLVALRDFSSFSEDTQITITGWKILADVRAPGFKNDSLRSGFVKVVDSLLCEQQYEDHGIQVSITDNMFCAQQDPMAPSNICPAETGGIAAVSLPGKASLEPSWHLMGLVSWGYDKTCSLKLYTAYTKVLPFKDWIEKNMK